The genomic stretch GCGGACGAAGCGCCCGGGCTCGCCCCCGGAAGCGAGCAGCGACTGGCCCACGAGGCAGGCGTGGTCGGTGTCGTCACTGCCCATGCCCCGGCCGGGCAGCAGCTGGGGGCGCAGCGGAGGGCCTCCGAAGAGGCGCAGCGCTCGCGCCGGCTGCAGTCCCTCGCGCGCGAGCCCCACGGCGTCTCCCATGGCGGTGCCCAGCAGCGCCCCCGCGAGGCAGGCCTCTCGTCTGTCGCTCGTCATGCGTGAGGTCCAGTGCAAGGCGAGGGCCCGGCTGCGTCCCTCGGAGGGGGCTCCGCAGCACTGCCACTTCGTCACGCTGGCGCCGGGTGCGCGTGACGAACGGGCACGCGACGGGGCGGGCACATCCCTCACCCCGACCCTCTCCCAGGGGGAGAGGGGACCTTCACGCGGCTTCGCCAACCCGGCGCAGTCAGGGGCGCGGGAGGCTTTTTTTGACGCCCCGCACTATTCGCTTGCGCATGCATATCTATGCATTTATATGCAGCGCCATGCATAAGGCTTCGGTCGGCATCGTGGGCGCTTCGGGGTACGCAGGCATGGAGGCGACGCGCCTGCTCGCACACCACCCGTACGTGGACGTCCGCTTCGTCACCAGCGAGCGCTGGGCGGGCGAGAGCGTCGAGGCGCGGCTCGGGGCCTGCGGGCCGGTGGGCCGGCTCACCTACGGCAAGAACGAGGACGCGGTGCAGCTCGCGCGCGGCTGCGACGTGGTGCTGCTCGCCACGCCGGCCGAGGTCTCGCTCGCGCTCGCCCCGCAGCTGCTCTCGGCGGGCATCCGGGTCATCGACCTGTCCGGCGCCTTCCGCCTCGCGCACGCCGGCACCTACCCGCGCCACTACGGCTTCACCCACACCGCGCCCGAGCTGCTGGGCACCGCCGCCTACGGCATGCCCGAGCTGTTCCGCGACAGCGTGCCGCAGGCGCGCCTCGTGGCGAACCCCGGCTGCTACCCCACCGCCGCCACGCTCGCGCTCGCGCCGCTGCTTGCCGGAGGGTCAAACGGCAACCTCATCCGCGCCGAGAGCCTCATCGTCACCGCCGCCTCGGGCGTCACCGGCGCCGGCCGCAAGGCGAGCGAGGACTACAGCTTCACCGAGGTGGAGGGCGACTTCCGCGCCTACAAGGTCCTCAAGCACCAGCACACCCCGGAGATCGCCCAGGCCCTGGGCCGCTGCGCCGGCGTGCCCGTGGGGCTCACCTTCACCGCGCAGCTGCTGCCGGTGAAGCGCGGCATCCTCTCCACCGCCGTGGTCTCGCTGCGCCCGGGCGTGGGCAGCGGCGACTTCGCGCGCGCCTACCAGCAGGCCTACGCGGGCGAGCAGTTCGTGCAGCTGCTGCCCAGCGCGGACCACGTGAACCTCAAGAGCGTGGTGGGCACCAACCGCTGCACCATCGGCTTCGCGTGCGACCCGGACACGGGCCGCGCCATCGTCGTCAGCGCGCTGGACAACCTGGTGAAGGGCGCGGCCGGCCAGGCCGTGCAGAACCTCAACCTCATGCTCGGGCTGGAGGAGACCTGGGGTCTCACCTCCCT from Aggregicoccus sp. 17bor-14 encodes the following:
- the argC gene encoding N-acetyl-gamma-glutamyl-phosphate reductase, translated to MHKASVGIVGASGYAGMEATRLLAHHPYVDVRFVTSERWAGESVEARLGACGPVGRLTYGKNEDAVQLARGCDVVLLATPAEVSLALAPQLLSAGIRVIDLSGAFRLAHAGTYPRHYGFTHTAPELLGTAAYGMPELFRDSVPQARLVANPGCYPTAATLALAPLLAGGSNGNLIRAESLIVTAASGVTGAGRKASEDYSFTEVEGDFRAYKVLKHQHTPEIAQALGRCAGVPVGLTFTAQLLPVKRGILSTAVVSLRPGVGSGDFARAYQQAYAGEQFVQLLPSADHVNLKSVVGTNRCTIGFACDPDTGRAIVVSALDNLVKGAAGQAVQNLNLMLGLEETWGLTSLRAYHP